In the Spirochaetia bacterium 38H-sp genome, ATTTAAAAGAAAGCAATGGAGATATTATGATGGAGATTGATTTAGATAAATTAGATATTGATAATAATAATAAGGAAGAGATTGCTAAACTTCTGAAAAAGCAGAATCCTGCTATATCGGATGATCTGGAGCAAATGTGGTATCTTATGGATCTTGTTTGGGATCAATATGGATGTAATAACAAAAAGTTAGATTGGGAAAAAGTTGCACAGTTTTATTCTGACCCCGTATGGATTTTAAATGGACTTTTTATTGAGCATCATGAGCTTTCTATGCGACACAGAAATTATATCAGCGACTGGATTGTTGATAATGGTTTTAGAAAAGTCATTGATTATGGTGGAGGTTTTGGCACTCTTGCAAGATTGATAGCAGAAAAAGATAGGCATATAACTGTTGATGTTTTTGAGCCTCATCCCTCTGAATATTCATTGAAAAGAATAAAAAGTTATACAAATATAAATTTTATAGATAAAATCATTGATGTTTATGATTGTTTGATAAGTACAGATGTTCTGGAGCATGTAAATGATCCTCTTGAAATTTTCTATATTATGATAAAAAATGTCAAAAGAGGTGGATACCTTATCATTGCTAATAACTTTTTCCCCGTGATAAAATGCCATTTGCCTCATACTTTTCACTTTAGATATACTTTTAACATGTTTGCAAAACTAATGGGACTAGAGGTTGTAGGATTGTTGCAAGGCAGTCATGCAACAATTTTTAAAAAAATTAATGATATAAAA is a window encoding:
- a CDS encoding methyltransferase domain-containing protein, coding for MMEIDLDKLDIDNNNKEEIAKLLKKQNPAISDDLEQMWYLMDLVWDQYGCNNKKLDWEKVAQFYSDPVWILNGLFIEHHELSMRHRNYISDWIVDNGFRKVIDYGGGFGTLARLIAEKDRHITVDVFEPHPSEYSLKRIKSYTNINFIDKIIDVYDCLISTDVLEHVNDPLEIFYIMIKNVKRGGYLIIANNFFPVIKCHLPHTFHFRYTFNMFAKLMGLEVVGLLQGSHATIFKKINDIKPNWATIRFYEMLSKLIFPLIEISKRVLKPIKRLLRI